Proteins encoded by one window of Anopheles maculipalpis chromosome 2RL, idAnoMacuDA_375_x, whole genome shotgun sequence:
- the LOC126557579 gene encoding glucose dehydrogenase [FAD, quinone]-like → MHWISSSPFLIVSAIAGIAQSFLWGPLYIKKQQWLHDNFVLPTTPSSPPKPPPSSLPDAASYRTVYDFIVVGGGTAGSVIASRLAELQQWNILLIEAGDASKDGQYLSWNIRAEPQMQSCLGDHDRRCEIPSGKGLGGNTLINNMLYVRGSEEDYDTWAKQGNKEWAYRNLLPYFLKLENYRNNVSTVFFERQQRGKGGPVPILRMEEKSSLVNTFVAACNRIGLRTADYNTETNNTVDYVQVTNRRGRRITSTDAYILPYKQLFTNLHIMTSARVTKVLINSRTKQAVGVKVIVKGQERKIRATKEVILSAGPIFTPHLLLLSGVGPKEQLEALGIPIREDLPVGKNMNLRYISFPLHLATNRTLTTAVSPKKLEALAFVNTEPQAKLENPSHEILFQYEPRNMREYFSLGLIHLQPASKGFLKLATANPMDYPLIYTNFLNHPNDMEEILRGIAECLKILHSEEFAKLGLRTRKLKAPPCDQLRYGTDEYWRCVVRHVGHAADQPYGTCPMGSRENGQSVVSAELKVHGIENLRIVDASVMLPVSNGHTQATVYVIAEKASDLIKNSWDWGNELERRL, encoded by the exons ATGCACTGGATCAGCAGTTCACCGTTCCTGATCGTTTCTGCCATTGCAGGCATAGCACAATCCTTTTTATGGGGGCCACTCTacataaaaaagcagcaaTGGTTACATGATAACTTCGTGCTACCAACGACACCATCTTCTCCACCAAAGCCGCCGCCATCAAGTCTACCCG ATGCGGCGAGCTATAGGACTGTGTAcgattttattgttgttggtggtggtacggCCGGTTCGGTGATCGCAAGCCGGTTGGCAGAGTTACAACAGTGGAATATTTTGCTAATTGAAGCGGGTGACGCGTCCAAAGATGGCCAGTATCTTAGCTGGAACATTAGAGCCGAGCCTCAGATGCAATCCTGTCTCG GAGATCATGATCGTCGGTGCGAAATACCGTCCGGTAAGGGATTGGGAGGAAACACTTTGATCAACAACATGCTGTACGTCAGGGGTAGTGAGGAGGATTATGATACGTGGGCGAAGCAAGGCAATAAGGAATGGGCCTACCGAAACTTACTGCCATACTTCTTGAAGCTCGAAAATTATCGCAACAACGTTTCCACCGTCTTTTTCGAACGACAACAGCGCGGAAAAGGTGGTCCAGTACCAATTCTCCGAATGGAAGAAAAGTCTTCCCTCGTTAATACTTTTGTCGCTGCTTGCAATCGCATCGGTTTACGAACGGCCGATTACAATACAGAAACGAACAACACCGTAGACTACGTGCAAGTAACAAACCGCCGCGGAAGGCGCATTACATCCACCGACGCGTACATTTTACCCTACAAGCAACTTTTTACCAATCTGCACATCATGACGTCAGCACGAGTTACCAAGGTGTTAATCAATTCCCGAACCAAACAAGCGGTCGGCGTGAAAGTAATTGTTAAAGGCCAAGAGCGTAAAATACGAGCAACCAAAGAGGTGATTCTTTCGGCAGGACCCATATTCACACCCCATCTCCTACTGCTATCCGGCGTTGGCCCAAAAGAGCAACTGGAAGCTCTGGGTATTCCGATACGGGAAGATCTACCTGTTGGGAAAAATATGAACCTACGATACATATCATTTCCATTACATTTAGCAACAAACCGAACCTTAACGACCGCTGTATCACCAAAGAAGTTGGAAGCACTTGCATTTGTAAACACTGAGCCACAAGCAAAACTTGAAAATCCAAGCCATGAAATTCTGTTCCAGTACGAACCACGGAATATGCGAGAGTATTTCTCGCTCGGACTCATCCACTTACAGCCAGCTTCGAAAGGTTTCCTTAAACTTGCCACTGCTAACCCTATGGACTATCCGTTAATCTACACTAATTTCCTAAATCATCCAAACGAtatggaagaaattttgcgtGGCATTGCGGAATGTCTTAAGATTTTACACAGTGAAGAGTTTGCAAAGCTAGGTTTAAGGACAAGAAAACTAAAAGCTCCACCGTGTGATCAGCTTCGGTACGGTACAGACGAATATTGGCGCTGTGTGGTACGGCATGTAGGTCATGCAGCAGATCAACCGTACGGCACCTGTCCTATGGGCAGCAGAGAAAACGGCCAATCAGTGGTATCGGCAGAGTTAAAAGTCCATGGCATTGAAAATCTGCGAATAGTCGATGCCAGTGTAATGCTGCCGGTTTCCAATGGTCATACGCAGGCTACGGTGTACGTGATAGCAGAAAAGGCATCtgatttgataaaaaattcTTGGGACTGGGGCAACGAACTTGAACGGCGCCTGTAG
- the LOC126557426 gene encoding glucose dehydrogenase [FAD, quinone] produces MVFNVLIASSVIKTATVVGSSLWLIPFLLGAISYYRYDRVDPESRVINQEALLPEYDFVVVGGGSAGAVVANRLTEIHRWKVLLLEAGPDENEISDVPSLAAYLQLSKLDWAYKTEPTNKACLGMVNNRCNWPRGKVLGGSSVLNYMIYVRGNRNDFNHWESLGNPGWAYDDVLQFFVKSEDNRNPYLARNPYHGQGGFLTVQEAPWHTPLVAAFVEAGTEIGYENRDINGERQTGFMIAQGTIRRGSRCSTAKAFLRPIRLRKNLHIAMNAHVTKLVIDPETKHAVGVEFIRGGKRHHVRARKEIIMSAGSINTPQILMLSGIGPRAHLDDVGITTIQDLPVGENLQDHVGMGGLTFLVDKPVAILQNRLEAGSVTMNYVINERGPMTILGGLEGIAFVNTPFANVTDDWPDVQFHMAPASLNSDGGARVKKILGLREDLYKEVFHPIEDTYSWTIMPLLLRPKSRGWVRLKSKNPFHYPLMNPNYFEDPFDAATLVEGAKIALRVGEAKVFKQFGNRLYRKPLPNCKQFKFLSDEYLDCQVRTISMTIYHPVGTAKMGPHWDPGAVVDPRLRVYGISGLRVIDASIMPTIVSGNTNAAVIMIGEKGAHMIKEDWLGHDR; encoded by the coding sequence ATGGTATTCAATGTACTGATAGCATCGTCTGTGATCAAAACGGCCACCGTCGTTGGTTCTAGTCTGTGGCTCATCCCATTTCTTTTGGGAGCCATCTCCTACTATCGCTACGATCGCGTCGATCCGGAGTCGCGCGTCATCAATCAGGAAGCGTTACTGCCGGAGTATGATTTCGTCGTCGTTGGTGGTGGCTCAGCCGGTGCCGTCGTTGCAAACCGGCTAACAGAGATCCACCGGTGGAAGGTGTTGCTGCTGGAGGCCGGACCGGATGAGAATGAAATTTCCGATGTGCCGTCGTTAGCGGCGTACCtgcagctcagcaagctcgacTGGGCGTACAAGACAGAACCTACGAACAAAGCGTGCCTAGGCATGGTGAACAATCGCTGTAACTGGCCGCGTGGCAAGGTGCTTGGCGGCTCTTCAGTGCTTAACTACATGATCTACGTGCGTGGCAATCGGAACGACTTCAACCATTGGGAATCGTTAGGCAATCCTGGCTGGGCGTATGATGATGTGCTACAGTTTTTTGTCAAATCCGAAGACAACCGAAATCCGTATCTTGCTCGCAACCCGTACCACGGACAGGGTGGATTTTTGACCGTGCAAGAAGCTCCCTGGCATACACCGTTAGTAGCCGCGTTTGTGGAAGCTGGTACAGAGATCGGATACGAAAATCGAGATATCAACGGAGAGCGGCAGACGGGATTTATGATAGCACAGGGCACTATTCGACGAGGTAGTCGCTGTTCGACCGCAAAAGCTTTCCTACGACCCATTCGACTTCGCAAAAATCTGCACATCGCAATGAACGCACACGTCACGAAGCTTGTCATCGATccagaaacaaaacacgcgGTCGGTGTGGAGTTCATTCGTGGTGGCAAGCGGCACCATGTGCGTGCTCGGAAGGAAATCATTATGTCGGCTGGGTCGATCAACACACCACAGATACTGATGCTTTCCGGCATTGGACCTCGGGCACATCTGGACGATGTGGGCATTACGACCATCCAAGATTTGCCTGTTGGCGAAAACCTACAAGATCACGTTGGCATGGGAGGATTAACGTTTCTGGTGGACAAACCTGTAGCGATTCTGCAGAACCGTCTCGAAGCGGGTTCCGTAACGATGAACTATGTGATTAACGAGCGTGGTCCAATGACCATACTGGGTGGGCTGGAGGGCATCGCTTTCGTTAATACGCCCTTCGCTAACGTCACCGATGACTGGCCGGACGTTCAGTTCCACATGGCGCCGGCTTCCCTCAACTCGGATGGTGGCGCTCGAGTCAAAAAAATCCTTGGTCTACGCGAGGATCTTTACAAAGAAGTATTTCACCCGATCGAAGATACGTACAGCTGGACAATCATGCCACTGCTGTTGCGACCAAAGTCCCGTGGCTGGGTTCGCCTCAAGTCAAAGAACCCTTTCCACTATCCGCTCATGAATCCGAACTACTTCGAGGATCCTTTCGATGCAGCCACGCTCGTCGAAGGTGCAAAGATAGCGCTCCGTGTCGGTGAAGCTAAAGTGTTCAAACAGTTTGGCAATAGATTGTATCGTAAACCGCTACCGAATTGTAAGCAGTTTAAATTCCTATCAGACGAATATCTCGACTGTCAGGTGCGTACGATATCGATGACCATCTACCATCCAGTTGGTACGGCCAAAATGGGACCGCACTGGGATCCCGGTGCGGTAGTGGACCCAAGATTACGGGTATACGGCATATCCGGGTTGAGGGTGATCGACGCCAGCATCATGCCGACCATCGTCAGCGGTAACACGAACGCGGCCGTTATCATGATAGGTGAGAAGGGTGCACACATGATCAAAGAAGACTGGCTAGGGCACGATCGATGA
- the LOC126559777 gene encoding glucose dehydrogenase [FAD, quinone]-like, whose amino-acid sequence MSAIILCNRNNRLLQVVLLCLCLTIRCSMCQCPDVGGTDDSDSANVRSLQENSVKQAQLLKKYDFIIVGASPSGCLLANRLSEIKDWNVLLIEAGEQENLFVQVPIFSAYLQSTSYNWGYLAEPQNYSCWGMKDQRCSYPRGKGLGGSTLINYMMYVRGNKYDYDQWAAAGNEGWSYDEILPYFLKSEKSFLREVSKYHGTEGNLDVRYLPYRTRLAKLFVNAWRELGLDNVDYNGESQIGVSYIQSNVRNGRRLTAYTAFLEPILDRPNLHILTSARATRVLIDATTQQAYGVEFIKDRNRFTVYAEKEILMTAGALQTPQLLMLSGVGPKEHLQEIGIPVTKDLPVGQTLYDHIYFTGLAFVTNTTNLSLHGDNVLTLDAFLSYLQGQGPMTVTGGVEAVAFIRNTTNPESAATPANLPNIEYILTGGSQAADHGSGIRSGFRLTDTIYSIYKPLEANERDAMTVNIVLLHPKSKGYLRLKSCNPLHWPRFYSNSLKEPEDVETILQGIRSALPLMNTRAARRYDAKLYDVPLPNCANFRFGSDDYWRCAIRTQTTSIHHQISTCKMGPSSDPTAVVSSQLKVHGVHRLRVADVGVIPYPTSGHPTATAYMIGEKLSDLIKTEWLGQNIPTATGI is encoded by the exons ATGAGTGCGATAATATTGTGCAATAGAAATAATCGCTTACTGCAAGTGGTTCTactgtgtttgtgtcttacgATAAGATGCTCGATGTGTCAGTGTCCGGATGTGGGCGGTACTGATGACAGTGACTCTGCAAATGTGCGATCTTTACAGGAGAATAGTGTAAAACAGGCGCAATTGTTGAAGAAGTATGATTTTATAATAGTGGGTGCGAGCCCTTCGGGATGCTTGCTAGCAAACCGATTAAGTGAGATAAAGGATTGGAATGTGCTGCTGATTGAGGCGGGTGAGCAGGAGAACCTCTTCGTGCAGGTGCCGATCTTTTCGGCCTATCTACAGTCAACTAGCTATAATTGGGGATACCTTGCCGAACCACAGAACTATTCCTGTTGGG GGATGAAGGATCAACGATGTAGCTATCCACGTGGCAAGGGTCTTGGTGGGTCGACTCTGATCAATTATATGATGTACGTGCGGGGGAACAAATACGACTACGACCAATGGGCTGCGGCCGGTAATGAAGGGTGGTCTTATGATGAGATTCTGCCTTACTTTTTAAAGTCAGAGAAATCTTTCCTTCGCGAGGTAAGCAAGTATCACGGGACGGAAGGGAATCTGGATGTACGATATCTGCCCTACCGCACCCGTTTGGCGAAACTTTTTGTGAATGCGTGGCGTGAGCTCGGTCTGGATAATGTGGATTACAACGGAGAGTCACAGATCGGTGTGTCATACATTCAGTCGAACGTTAGAAATGGTCGACGACTGACCGCGTACACCGCATTTCTCGAACCGATACTCGATCGCCCGAATCTGCACATACTTACCAGTGCACGTGCCACACGCGTACTGATCGATGCGACGACGCAGCAAGCCTACGGTGTGGAGTTTATTAAAGATCGCAATCGCTTCACGGTTTACGCGGAAAAAGAAATTCTGATGACCGCCGGTGCTTTACAGACACCTCAGCTACTAATGCTGTCCGGTGTCGGACCGAAGGAACATCTGCAGGAGATTGGGATTCCCGTGACAAAGGACCTGCCCGTCGGACAGACGCTGTATGATCACATATACTTTACTGGGCTTGCATTCGTCACTAACACGACTAACCTTTCACTGCACGGTGACAACGTCCTTACGCTAGATGCCTTTCTGTCGTATCTGCAAGGCCAAGGACCGATGACGGTGACAGGTGGGGTCGAAGCGGTGGCCTTCATTCGCAACACCACGAACCCCGAAAGTGCGGCCACACCGGCCAACCTGCCCAATATTGAGTACATTCTGACCGGTGGATCGCAGGCGGCCGATCATGGCAGCGGCATACGTAGCGGGTTCCGGTTGACGGACACGATTTACAGCATCTATAAACCGTTGGAAGCGAACGAACGGGACGCAATGACGGTCAATATCGTGTTACTGCATCCGAAGTCGAAAGGCTACCTGCGCCTGAAAAGCTGCAACCCGCTGCACTGGCCTCGGTTTTACTCCAACAGTTTGAAGGAACCGGAAGATGTGGAAACGATTCTGCAGGGTATCCGGTCGGCGTTGCCACTGATGAACACACGGGCCGCCCGGCGGTACGATGCGAAGCTGTACGATGTGCCATTGCCGAACTGTGCTaactttcggttcggttcggatgACTACTGGCGCTGTGCCATCCGGACGCAGACGACCTCGATACACCATCAGATATCGACCTGCAAGATGGGACCGTCGAGTGATCCGACCGCGGTTGTGTCGTCGCAGCTGAAGGTGCACGGTGTCCATCGGTTGCGGGTGGCCGACGTTGGTGTGATTCCTTACCCGACCAGTGGACATCCGACGGCCACGGCGTATATGATCGGTGAAAAGTTATCTGATTTGATCAAAACCGAATGGTTGGGACAGAATATCCCAACTGCAACCGGTATCTAA
- the LOC126557420 gene encoding glucose dehydrogenase [FAD, quinone]-like: MLRRRVAAWCVIFVLTSWWQTAEPQLAGIRTLLGFLRDSDERLQYEMPSQPTLLAAYDFIIVGAGSAGCVLANRLSEVPDWTVLLIEAGSHESLLMDIPMAAHFLQNYDINWDYRTKPSNRYCLAFNNNQCRFPRGKVMGGSSVINYMIYTRGNRRDYDTWAAMGNTGWSYRDVLPYFKKLEQSVVPDANPKYAGQNGPVTVSYPNYRSNVARAFVRANIETGVPYVDYNGPNQLGTSFIQSTTKNGERVSSNNAYLYPIRNRTNLHVVRNAQVTKILLNRDTKRATGVQYYANKRYHKVRARREVILSAGTIGSPHLLMLSGIGPAKHLRLKGIQPVVNLAVGYNLQDHVAAGALTFLIDRTTTLKSERIFTLENFMEYEQTHTGMMASIGACEALSFHDSTSWQNDSTPGSNDGWPDLELLLIGGTHAADRAYENNFNYKPATFNALFGDIERRGLEGYTIFPMVLRPRSKGRIRLSSDDPFQYPIIQPNYFDDPYDLEISVRAIRKAIELTHTNALRRYNARLLPIPIPGCEQFRFETDDYWKCFTRHVTYTIYHHVGTCKMGPAGDRLAVVDPRLRVHGIKGLRVIDASIMPNVPTGHTNGPTIMIGEKGADMIKEDWKRQ, from the coding sequence ATGCTTCGAAGACGAGTTGCTGCTTGGTGCGTGATATTTGTCCTTACCAGCTGGTGGCAAACAGCAGAGCCTCAGCTAGCAGGAATAAGAACACTACTCGGGTTTCTCCGTGACAGTGATGAGCGTTTGCAGTACGAAATGCCGAGCCAACCAACTTTGCTAGCGGCGTACGATTTCATCATCGTTGGTGCTGGATCGGCAGGTTGTGTTCTAGCAAACCGGCTAAGTGAGGTGCCGGATTGGACGGTGCTCTTGATCGAGGCGGGCTCGCACGAGAGTCTCCTCATGGACATTCCGATGGCGGCACACTTTCTGCAAAACTATGATATCAATTGGGACTATCGGACGAAACCGAGCAATCGATACTGTCTCGCGTTCAACAACAATCAGTGCCGGTTTCCTCGTGGCAAAGTGATGGGTGGTTCGAGCGTCATAAACTACATGATCTACACCCGTGGTAATCGTCGGGATTATGATACGTGGGCAGCAATGGGAAATACTGGATGGTCGTACCGGGATGTTCTGCCGTATTTTAAAAAGCTTGAGCAAAGCGTTGTACCAGATGCAAATCCCAAATACGCTGGACAGAATGGTCCGGTTACGGTATCCTATCCCAACTACCGGTCCAACGTGGCACGAGCTTTTGTGCGAGCGAATATCGAAACAGGTGTCCCGTACGTGGACTATAATGGTCCAAACCAACTCGGAACCTCATTTATACAGAGTACCACCAAAAATGGAGAGCGCGTAAGTTCCAACAATGCCTACCTGTATCCGATACGAAATCGAACAAATTTGCATGTTGTTCGAAACGCACAAGTCACAAAGATTCTACTGAATCGCGACACGAAAAGGGCCACAGGTGTTCAATATTACGCCAACAAACGTTATCATAAAGTTCGCGCCAGACGCGAGGTGATCCTCTCCGCCGGTACGATCGGTTCGCCGCACCTTCTCATGCTGTCGGGCATCGGTCCCGCGAAGCATCTGCGCCTGAAAGGTATACAGCCCGTCGTTAATCTCGCGGTCGGGTACAACCTACAGGATCACGTGGCGGCCGGTGCTCTAACGTTTCTTATCGATCGCACCACAACCCTCAAATCGGAGCGCATCTTTACGCTGGAAAACTTTATGGAGtacgaacaaacacacacagggatGATGGCATCCATCGGAGCCTGTGAGGCACTAAGTTTCCACGACTCAACGTCATGGCAGAATGACAGCACCCCCGGCAGCAACGATGGGTGGCCCGATCTGGAGCTGCTGCTAATCGGTGGCACCCATGCTGCCGATCGTGCCTACGAAAACAACTTTAACTACAAACCAGCCACATTCAACGCGCTTTTCGGCGATATCGAGCGTCGTGGGTTGGAGGGCTATACGATATTTCCGATGGTTTTACGACCTCGCAGCAAGGGCCGAATACGGCTGTCCAGTGACGATCCATTCCAGTATCCGATCATACAGCCGAACTACTTTGACGATCCGTACGATCTGGAAATTTCGGTACGGGCGATCCGAAAAGCGATTGAGCTCACGCATACCAACGCGCTGAGAAGATACAATGCTCGGCTGCTACCCATCCCTATACCGGGGTGTGAGCAGTTCCGGTTCGAAACGGACGACTATTGGAAGTGTTTTACGCGGCACGTTACTTACACGATCTATCACCACGTGGGTACGTGCAAGATGGGCCCGGCAGGTGATCGGTTGGCGGTGGTTGATCCTCGACTACGTGTGCACGGTATAAAGGGTTTACGAGTGATCGACGCGAGCATTATGCCCAATGTGCCGACAGGCCATACTAACGGACCAACGATCATGATCGGCGAAAAGGGTGCCGACATGATAAAGGAGGATTGGAAAAGGCAATAG
- the LOC126557441 gene encoding glucose dehydrogenase [FAD, quinone]-like: MQYLPLAAGILGMVSFTRPQDSLLSMLSFLQDGGERMTHELPSQPIVQPEYDFVIVGAGSAGSVLANRLSEVSDWSILLIEAGPGENLLMDIPMAAHYLQNFNINWDYRTKPSDQYCLAFKNNQCRFPRGKVMGGSSVLNYMIYTRGNRRDFDHWADLGNPGWSYDDVLPYFKKLEHSVVPDAHPAYAGKDGPLTISYPRFRSDTAKAFVQGAIENGAPYVDYNGPTQIGVSYIQSTTKDGKRDSTNVAYLYDMRDRSNLHVKKSSQVTRILFDRSTNRATGVRFYHQGRFYTVRARREVIVSAGAIGSPHLLMLSGIGPAEHLRANGIKPIADLPVGYNFQDHTAAGGLTFLVNNTQTLKYKDVFRLENFMKYQYEKQGPFTSIGGCEAIAFYDSERPRDPDGWPDFELLHIGGTIAADPTYEVNFNYKPKTFKKLFGDIQRKGMDGFTVFPLIMRPRSKGRITLNGSNPFRYPIIEPNYFSDPYDLDISVRAIRKTIELTRTAALQRYNARLLEIPMPGCEQFRFDSDDYWKCFSRHATFTIYHHVGTCKMGPRKDPTAVVDARLRVHGVKGLRVIDASIMPDVPAGHTNAPTIMIGEKGADMIKEDWNELT; encoded by the coding sequence ATGCAGTATTTACCACTCGCGGCCGGTATTCTGGGCATGGTGAGCTTCACCCGGCCCCAGGATAGCCTGCTGTCGATGCTTAGCTTTCTGCAGGATGGTGGTGAGCGCATGACGCACGAACTACCGAGCCAACCCATTGTGCAACCGGAGTATGATTTCGTGATTGTCGGTGCTGGATCGGCCGGAAGTGTGCTAGCAAATCGGCTTAGTGAAGTGTCAGACTGGTCGATACTGTTGATCGAGGCAGGACCGGGCGAGAACCTTCTGATGGACATCCCGATGGCCGCTCACTACTTGCAAAACTTTAACATCAACTGGGACTATCGGACGAAACCGAGCGATCAATATTGTTTAGCGTTTAAAAACAACCAGTGCCGTTTCCCACGTGGCAAGGTGATGGGCGGTTCGAGCGTACTCAACTACATGATCTACACGCGTGGTAATCGACGCGACTTTGATCACTGGGCCGATCTGGGAAATCCGGGTTGGTCGTACGACGATGTGCTACCATACTTCAAGAAGCTCGAGCATAGTGTCGTACCCGATGCGCATCCTGCCTACGCCGGCAAGGACGGCCCACTAACGATCTCCTATCCGCGGTTCCGATCCGACACGGCGAAAGCGTTCGTGCAAGGGGCAATAGAAAATGGTGCCCCGTACGTCGACTACAACGGACCAACGCAGATCGGAGTTTCGTACATCCAGAGCACAACGAAGGATGGAAAGCGGGACAGTACCAACGTTGCGTACCTTTACGACATGCGTGATCGCTCCAACCTGCACGTAAAGAAAAGCAGCCAAGTAACCAGAATTTTATTCGACCGCAGTACCAACCGAGCGACAGGTGTACGCTTCTATCACCAGGGTCGTTTTTATACCGTTCGTGCCCGGCGAGAAGTGATCGTGTCGGCAGGAGCGATTGGATCACCTCATCTGCTGATGCTTTCCGGCATAGGACCGGCCGAGCATCTCCGTGCCAACGGCATCAAACCGATCGCAGATTTGCCAGTTGGTTACAACTTCCAGGATCATACCGCTGCCGGTGGGCTAACCTTTCTGGtaaacaacacccaaacgCTCAAATACAAGGACGTCTTCcggttggaaaattttatgaaGTATCAGTACGAAAAGCAAGGACCCTTTACGTCCATCGGTGGCTGTGAAGCGATCGCTTTCTACGATTCAGAGCGCCCGCGCGATCCAGACGGTTGGCCAGACTTTGAGCTGCTACACATCGGCGGCACGATCGCTGCTGATCCAACGTACGAAGTGAACTTCAACTACAAGCCGAAAACATTTAAGAAACTGTTTGGCGACATTCAGCGTAAAGGCATGGATGGTTTTACGGTGTTCCCGTTGATCATGAGACCGCGCAGCAAGGGTCGCATCACGCTGAACGGTTCCAACCCTTTCCGGTATCCCATCATCGAGCCTAACTACTTTAGCGATCCGTACGATCTGGATATTTCGGTACGCGCTATTCGGAAGACGATCGAGCTCACCCGTACGGCGGCGCTGCAGCGTTACAATGCCCGGCTGCTGGAAATTCCGATGCCAGGCTGTGAGCAATTCCGTTTTGATTCGGATGACTACTGGAAGTGTTTTTCGCGACACGCTACCTTCACTATCTATCATCACGTGGGGACGTGCAAAATGGGTCCACGGAAGGACCCGACGGCCGTAGTTGACGCGAGGTTGCGCGTGCATGGTGTCAAGGGATTGCGGGTGATCGATGCCAGTATCATGCCGGATGTTCCGGCCGGCCATACGAATGCGCCCACCATCATGATCGGTGAAAAGGGAGCCGACATGATCAAGGAAGATTGGAACGAACTTACGTAG